The Coccidioides posadasii str. Silveira chromosome 3, complete sequence genome contains a region encoding:
- a CDS encoding uncharacterized protein (EggNog:ENOG410PM2D~COG:E~BUSCO:10421at33183) produces MVPRVPQPGVWCPAVTFFDPKTDTLDLASQERYYAYLARSGLTGLVILGTNAEAFLLTREERAQLIATARKAVGPDFPIMAGVGAHSTRQVLEHINDASTAGANYVLVLPPAYFGKATTPPVIKSFFDDVSCQSPLPVVIYNFPGVCNGIDLDSDMITTIARKNPNVVGVKLTCASVGKITRLAATLPPAEFSVFGGQSDFLIGGLSVGSAGCIAAFANVFPKTVSKIYELYKAGKVDQAMELHRKAALAESPCKSGIATTKYAAAIFSAKAAGIEDAEEKLRPRKPYDPPSEAAKQEVRKVMAEVAAIEAGLS; encoded by the coding sequence ATGGTCCCTCGCGTCCCGCAACCGGGCGTCTGGTGCCCCGCAGTGACCTTCTTCGACCCCAAGACAGACACCCTCGACTTGGCCTCGCAGGAGAGGTACTACGCATACCTGGCTCGCTCTGGGCTGACCGGTCTTGTCATTCTCGGAACAAATGCAGAGGCATTCCTGCTCACGCGTGAAGAGCGTGCCCAGCTCATCGCCACAGCCCGTAAAGCCGTGGGGCCAGATTTCCCCATCATGGCCGGCGTAGGCGCCCATTCAACGCGGCAGGTCCTCGAACACATCAACGATGCATCCACGGCGGGAGCAAACTATGTGCTTGTCCTGCCGCCTGCATACTTCGGAAAGGCCACCACTCCTCCGGTGATAAAATCATTCTTTGACGACGTCTCCTGCCAATCGCCGCTTCCGGTGGTGATCTATAACTTCCCAGGCGTGTGCAACGGAATCGATCTGGATTCGGATATGATCACGACCATCGCGAGGAAGAACCCCAACGTCGTCGGCGTGAAACTCACCTGTGCCAGCGTGGGCAAGATCACGCGGCTCGCAGCGACACTGCCACCAGCAGAATTCTCTGTCTTTGGTGGGCAGTCCGATTTCTTGATCGGTGGGTTGAGCGTGGGTTCAGCGGGATGCATTGCCGCGTTTGCAAATGTATTCCCAAAGACTGTTTCCAAGATATATGAGCTGTATAAAGCCGGAAAGGTGGACCAGGCGATGGAGTTGCATCGCAAGGCTGCGTTAGCGGAGTCGCCGTGTAAATCTGGGATTGCCACAACGAAGTACGCAGCTGCGATCTTTTCAGCAAAAGCGGCTGGGATTGAAGATGCGGAGGAAAAGTTGCGACCACGCAAGCCCTATGATCCACCGAGTGAAGCGGCAAAGCAGGAAGTGAGAAAGGTGATGGCCGAAGTTGCGGCGATAGAGGCGGGCTTATCCTAA
- a CDS encoding uncharacterized protein (EggNog:ENOG410QEI1~COG:G~TransMembrane:12 (i81-102o122-140i152-171o177-200i207-228o240-260i281-298o318-337i349-367o373-398i410-432o438-458i)), with protein MGHTEERASPIPGSVEDSRADGSSGSTVNHIDPTKEKPAETAEPGAALQNSDEESDKKIDPGKEKASVNNVSSVPNGGTRAWLQVLGAHFLFFNSWGIVNTFGSYETYYEIDLLSTSSPSSIAWVGSLQAFLLLFVGALTGPVYDAGYSRELIIGGSFFLIFGQMMLSLCSEYWQVLLAQGFCIGIGCGLLCVPSTAILSQYFTTKLATAVGFTASGSSFGGIIYPIVFHRLQPKIGFPWATRVLGFIMLSTQLVSIVVMRVRVVPDKKRAILDLAAFKELPYFFFVFSVFVGFMGLYQPFFYVQTFAIQNSITNSNLGFYILAIMNSTSAFGRIIPGILSDKIGPMNVMLPCAFVSSLLCFCIIPVKNAAGLIVLMALYGFFSGTFVSSPTSIVVHLSTHSRGKIGTRLGQCFGVVSFGLLIGTPVGGVVYKQHGFSSLWILAGVLIAASGAILLTSRKFYKGLSLMIKA; from the exons ATGGGCCATACTGAAGAGCGTGCATCACCAATCCCAGGTTCCGTGGAAGACAGCCGCGCCGATGGATCTTCGGGGAGCACCGTGAACCACATCGATCCGACAAAGGAGAAACCTGCTGAAACTGCTGAACCTGGCGCTGCGCTCCAGAACTCGGACGAGGAGAGcgataagaagattgaccCAGGCAAGGAGAAAGcatcagtaaacaatgtgtcATCCGTTCCTAACGGGGGGACGCGGGCTTGGTTACAGGTCCTCGGTGCACACTTTCTATTCTTCAATTCTTG GGGCATCGTTAACACGTTCGGCTCCTATGAAACTTACTACGAGATAGATCTTCTCTCAACCTCATCGCCATCTTCAATAGCTTGGGTAGGCTCTCTTCAAGCCTTCCTGCTATTATTTGTCGGCGCCCTTACCGGGCCGGTCTATGATGCAGGGTACTCTCGTGAACTTATCATCGGAGGCTCCTTTTTTCTGATATTTGGCCAAATGATGTTGAGTCTCTGTAGTGAGTACTGGCAAGTCCTTCTTGCCCAGGGATTCTGTATTGGAATTGGATGCGGATTGCTATGCGTCCCCAGTACTGCTATCCTCTCTCAGTATTTTACAACGAAGCTAGCCACGGCTGTGGGATTTACAGCCTCTGGTAGCAGCTTTG GTGGTATCATCTATCCGATCGTCTTCCACCGGCTTCAGCCAAAAATTGGCTTTCCATGGGCCACGCGCGTCCTCGGCTTCATAATGCTCTCCACGCAGCTCGTTTCTATCGTGGTCATGAGAGTGCGAGTTGTACCGGATAAAAAACGTGCTATTTTGGATCTTGCGGCTTTTAAAGAACTGCCCTACTTTTTCTTCGTTTTTAGCGTATTCGTCGGCTTCATGGGACTCTATCAGCCCTTTTTCTACGTCCAGACCTTCGCTATCCAGAACAGCATCACCAATTCAAACCTTGGCTTCTATATCCTTGCTATCATGAATAGCACCAGTGCCTTTGGCCGAATCATCCCTGGCATTTTGTCCGATAAAA TTGGACCTATGAATGTCATGCTTCCCTGTGCTTTCGTATCCTCCCTTCTATGTTTTTGCATCATTCCAGTCAAGAATGCGGCCGGCCTGATTGTCCTAATGGCATTATACGGCTTTTTCTCAGGCACATTCGTTTCTTCGCCGACCTCAATCGTCGTGCATCTCTCAACGCATAGCAGAGGTAAGATCGGGACAAGATTGGGCCAGTGTTTTGGTGTAGTATCTTTTGGATTGTTGATTG GCACACCTGTCGGCGGTGTCGTTTACAAGCAACATGGCTTTTCCAGTTTGTGGATATTAGCTGGCGTCCTGATCGCAGCCTCGGGCGCGATCCTTCTCACTAGCAGAAAATTCTATAAGGGATTAAGTTTGATGATAAAGGCATGA